In Cellvibrio polysaccharolyticus, a genomic segment contains:
- a CDS encoding pectinesterase family protein, with amino-acid sequence MKTQLLTGLSMALLLAACGGSSNKGLPQPGSSSSINNQSSAPVLSSSAQSVSSAAAVSVGVFVDSFVVGIGYRTETQNGVTNERGEFNYRPGEMVTFFIGDLEFPPIPAKALVTPLDMAQSLNPASPIAINIARLLQSLDADADPANGIDLTPVPANFATPLDFALAPEQFAASPAVVELVANSGSVNTVVISLQQALDHLRETLIFHGVPMEESSSSSSQSSTPVVPGSSASSQSSLSSRSSTGGGVIPPVSSASSQPVISSASSLSSQSSVSSESSSSSEVSVSSESSSSSEAGVSSESSSSSESSESSSSSDIGISSSSSDVSVSSESSASSESSISSQSSEAVSSSSSSVISSGPDFDTVFGFASLNGGTTGGSGANAVEVSVCSGEELRAALNNPSYANQPLTVYIDGVITWHNSGNTDIKLNRPNVSIIGRGADAEFWGVGIHITASNVIVRNLKMHKVPQVRGQGDIITIDGRNGPVRNVWIDHNELFNDLNVPVPPSITDPVAQEAYQKDYYDELVSGRSDVADITISYNYLHDSWKTSLWGSSDEDNFDRRITWHHNYWHKVNSRLPLFRFGKGHIYNNYYHNVDTSAINSRMGAIIRVENNVFEQVKNPVMSQDSIAIGYWELIGNQLRDGVIWVEKDGDANIIADQQLADHTSTGTLNLPQGYLYQASLIPAADVPAHVQQYAGVGKLDTGSPVLACTRPEWDIEPPPPPVPEPVTEDPSSVGWNVFSGDVSPFDASAITLADGVTTTSFGIQGSASDFTATGLGSVVFDSTSLGTKNNRARISDVVRNDGIYPKYFTLIAGIKGFNPPANARVLELETTFGGAADATASRLKVVLRADGASNYGVQFEGSPAPNNAYGLAMDEYRIYHFTVALSSPTVGWARAYLDGSNIPVLNQEEVQFSPTAATNNYLQIGDGGSNSYKALIDWVVWTDEGAYTPAQISGLLPANIGCVKGYGASENLLDCDFTDLGNASSASSSSSSSSSDGGNNGGGSSSNSSVPSGGGESSASSVSSDDNGASSSASSIAPAFDCASESGLYFCDDFSNGTGNWDLLPVLGANGILDVLNDAGDNNVLRHTVASSGATGGVLALIKPEALASVTSADYYVEARIRPRLNTNGQSQRSIYVMARYQDVNNWYGMGMVAHETNPPRFEIVERNSTGNPTSTGTMRHLAAISLGTPGGTDGEWYKLRLELIGTEMKLYLNDLAVASFSDASLTERGLIGIFSNNRSFEIDDIKVGNANDKPPVPSQLAISPATAFNVEAGDAPRVITVNAKNTQNADDTFTVTSSDPSVVSVSQNGYEVTLNPLAAGVATITFTSGSDADLTRTITATIAPAFVMPVATYNLNGLVSPAVNEAEVYADTNLTLTFDSPPVLGSTGAIRIFKSSDDSVVDTIKLVDHKDTIGYGSYRTLNTRPISIAGNTATIALQSKKLEPNTSYYVAISESAFIGATLATLPFQGIGKNADWSFTTREAPAVNLTSLTVDDNGSLADFRTLQGALNHVMENLDKSEPATITVNNGTYSELLYLRNKDNLTITGESREGVVIQYQNSEGFNPGSAGRPVFLVELADMLTLENLTLKNTTIKTSSGGQAETLYFNSTGRLIAKNADFISEQDTLQLKGYSWFYQTLVAGNVDFIWGSSNVALFEESEIRSLGDSSNANNGGYLVQARVVNATDKGYVFLNSHLTHGVGPVGHTVPAGATYLARSPGGNSSFDNVVFVNSKMENHINAAGWAGAGVNGQPAPNPVTPTAISGWREVGSVDTDGNSINLANRVGGYELSPGEVSAEYCNRAQIFSAFNGGAGWDPLPGNDTDCINFSHPGGNGQSSSSQSSSAQSNSSSSEDGSGGEGGSSSSAASSDEGNGESSSSSSSAASAVTTTWGFDSAAYAAADTNLFGAAYNAVADNSIKVTDGEVSVDGLTFYSTAANVLRYRPAGSVNNSSTSALWNTNGAFFSNNTTMMPNVGESLPPNVRTYIAIPVEAGKALNITIKYSQTGSGATAGKIALVGSDGTVLAAKDASFAVASEGDSISLDLDATHSQSAIKIIYGREGLSTGGINIQEISRQD; translated from the coding sequence ATGAAAACTCAACTACTGACAGGCCTGTCAATGGCACTGTTGTTGGCTGCCTGTGGGGGTAGCTCCAACAAAGGTTTACCTCAACCCGGCTCATCATCCAGCATAAATAATCAGTCCAGCGCTCCCGTGCTTAGCAGTTCTGCCCAGTCGGTTTCGAGTGCCGCGGCAGTTTCTGTCGGTGTATTTGTGGATTCGTTTGTGGTGGGAATCGGTTACCGCACAGAAACACAAAATGGTGTTACCAATGAGCGGGGCGAATTTAATTACCGCCCCGGTGAGATGGTGACCTTTTTTATTGGCGATCTCGAATTTCCGCCAATTCCGGCCAAGGCATTAGTGACGCCTCTGGATATGGCGCAGTCGCTTAATCCGGCATCGCCAATAGCGATTAACATCGCCCGATTACTGCAATCCCTTGATGCCGATGCTGATCCGGCCAATGGTATTGACCTAACTCCCGTACCCGCCAATTTCGCTACACCGCTTGATTTCGCATTGGCGCCCGAACAATTTGCGGCGTCGCCGGCAGTGGTAGAGCTGGTGGCCAATTCAGGCTCAGTGAATACCGTTGTTATTTCCCTGCAACAAGCGCTGGATCATTTACGCGAAACCCTGATATTTCATGGCGTGCCGATGGAAGAAAGCTCTTCTTCCTCAAGCCAAAGTTCAACGCCGGTAGTTCCCGGTAGTAGTGCCAGCTCTCAATCCAGCCTGAGTTCCCGCTCTTCAACCGGTGGTGGGGTAATCCCGCCGGTCTCCAGTGCATCAAGCCAGCCTGTTATTTCGAGCGCTTCCAGTTTATCCAGTCAATCCAGCGTTTCGAGTGAGTCCAGCAGTTCAAGCGAAGTGAGTGTATCCAGCGAGTCTAGTAGCTCAAGTGAAGCTGGCGTTTCGAGTGAGTCAAGTAGCTCCAGCGAATCAAGCGAATCCAGTTCATCGAGTGACATTGGTATCTCCAGTAGTTCAAGCGACGTTAGTGTTTCAAGTGAATCGAGCGCTTCAAGCGAGTCCAGTATTTCCAGTCAATCATCTGAGGCAGTGAGCAGCAGTTCTTCTTCTGTAATTAGTTCCGGGCCTGACTTTGATACGGTATTCGGTTTCGCCTCCCTCAATGGCGGCACCACAGGTGGTTCCGGTGCCAATGCGGTTGAAGTATCCGTGTGTAGCGGTGAAGAGTTGCGCGCAGCGCTTAACAACCCTTCTTATGCCAACCAACCGCTTACGGTTTATATTGATGGTGTAATTACCTGGCATAACTCCGGCAATACGGATATCAAACTTAATCGTCCGAATGTTTCTATTATTGGTCGAGGCGCTGATGCCGAGTTTTGGGGTGTGGGTATCCACATCACTGCCAGTAACGTGATTGTGCGCAACCTGAAAATGCACAAAGTACCGCAGGTTCGTGGCCAGGGTGACATTATTACTATTGATGGTCGTAATGGTCCGGTAAGAAATGTCTGGATTGATCACAACGAATTGTTTAATGATCTGAATGTACCTGTGCCACCGTCAATTACCGATCCGGTAGCACAAGAAGCTTATCAAAAAGATTATTACGATGAGCTGGTCAGTGGCCGCAGCGATGTTGCAGACATCACCATTTCCTACAACTACCTGCATGACAGCTGGAAAACGTCTCTCTGGGGTTCTTCTGATGAAGATAACTTTGATCGTCGTATTACCTGGCACCATAACTATTGGCACAAAGTAAATTCCCGTTTGCCGTTGTTCCGTTTTGGTAAAGGGCATATTTACAACAACTATTACCACAATGTAGATACCTCGGCGATTAACTCCCGTATGGGCGCCATCATTCGCGTTGAAAACAACGTGTTTGAACAGGTAAAAAATCCGGTGATGTCGCAAGACAGTATTGCGATTGGTTACTGGGAATTAATCGGTAACCAGTTGCGTGATGGCGTTATCTGGGTAGAGAAAGACGGTGATGCCAATATTATTGCTGATCAGCAATTGGCTGATCATACCTCTACCGGCACGTTGAATCTGCCACAGGGTTATTTATATCAGGCAAGCCTGATTCCTGCTGCAGATGTACCTGCGCATGTGCAACAGTATGCCGGTGTGGGCAAGTTGGATACCGGTTCTCCGGTGTTGGCATGTACTCGCCCGGAGTGGGATATCGAGCCACCACCACCGCCCGTACCAGAGCCTGTGACAGAGGATCCATCTTCGGTTGGTTGGAATGTTTTTAGTGGTGATGTTTCACCGTTTGATGCCAGTGCTATTACTTTGGCTGATGGTGTGACTACTACCTCTTTCGGTATACAGGGGTCTGCCAGTGACTTTACTGCAACCGGGCTGGGCTCAGTGGTGTTCGATTCAACTTCATTGGGTACTAAAAATAATCGTGCGCGTATAAGTGATGTAGTGCGTAACGATGGTATATATCCTAAATACTTTACTCTTATTGCCGGAATTAAAGGCTTTAATCCACCAGCCAATGCACGCGTGCTGGAATTGGAAACCACATTTGGTGGTGCGGCAGATGCTACAGCCAGCCGTTTGAAGGTGGTGTTACGTGCGGATGGTGCCAGTAATTATGGCGTACAGTTTGAAGGATCGCCTGCACCTAATAATGCTTATGGTTTGGCGATGGATGAGTACCGTATTTACCACTTTACAGTAGCACTCTCCAGCCCTACTGTCGGCTGGGCACGAGCGTATCTGGATGGCTCCAATATCCCTGTTCTGAATCAGGAAGAGGTGCAGTTCTCTCCTACAGCAGCGACAAATAACTATTTGCAAATTGGCGATGGTGGTAGTAACAGCTATAAGGCACTGATTGATTGGGTCGTCTGGACAGATGAGGGCGCTTATACACCTGCACAAATATCCGGTTTGCTGCCTGCCAATATCGGTTGCGTAAAAGGTTACGGTGCTTCGGAAAACCTGCTGGATTGTGACTTTACTGATTTGGGGAATGCATCCTCCGCATCCAGCTCATCTTCGTCTTCCAGCAGTGATGGTGGTAACAACGGTGGCGGTAGCAGTTCCAATTCCTCGGTTCCATCCGGTGGCGGTGAAAGCAGTGCTTCTTCCGTCTCCAGTGATGACAATGGCGCATCCAGCAGTGCAAGCAGTATTGCACCTGCTTTCGACTGTGCTTCCGAGTCGGGTTTGTATTTCTGCGATGATTTTTCCAACGGGACAGGCAACTGGGATTTGTTGCCTGTGCTGGGGGCCAACGGCATTTTAGATGTTTTGAATGATGCGGGGGATAACAATGTTTTACGTCATACGGTAGCGAGCAGTGGAGCAACCGGTGGGGTACTGGCTTTAATTAAACCCGAAGCGTTAGCAAGCGTTACTTCAGCCGATTACTATGTTGAAGCGCGTATCCGTCCACGTCTGAATACTAATGGCCAGTCCCAGCGCAGCATATACGTGATGGCGCGTTATCAGGATGTAAATAACTGGTATGGCATGGGCATGGTTGCTCACGAAACCAATCCGCCGCGTTTCGAAATTGTAGAGCGAAACTCCACAGGGAATCCAACCAGTACAGGGACTATGCGTCACCTTGCTGCCATTTCTCTGGGAACGCCAGGCGGTACCGATGGTGAGTGGTACAAATTGCGTCTGGAGTTAATTGGTACTGAAATGAAACTGTATTTGAACGATCTCGCAGTTGCCAGTTTCAGTGACGCCAGCCTTACCGAGCGCGGGTTGATTGGTATTTTCTCAAACAATCGCTCATTCGAAATTGATGACATCAAAGTCGGCAATGCCAATGATAAACCGCCGGTGCCATCGCAACTGGCTATCTCACCTGCGACTGCCTTCAATGTAGAAGCCGGTGATGCACCGAGAGTTATTACCGTTAATGCCAAAAATACGCAGAATGCGGATGACACCTTTACCGTAACGTCCAGCGATCCTTCGGTAGTGAGCGTTAGTCAAAACGGTTATGAAGTCACCTTGAATCCACTGGCTGCAGGTGTAGCTACTATCACCTTTACCAGCGGTTCCGATGCGGATCTTACTCGTACCATTACCGCGACCATTGCACCGGCATTTGTAATGCCGGTGGCGACTTACAATCTGAACGGCCTCGTATCGCCAGCGGTTAACGAAGCGGAAGTTTATGCGGATACCAATCTGACGCTGACTTTTGATTCACCGCCAGTGTTGGGCTCTACTGGAGCTATCCGTATTTTTAAAAGTAGCGATGACTCGGTAGTGGACACCATTAAATTGGTCGATCACAAAGACACTATTGGTTACGGCTCTTATCGCACGCTGAATACCCGACCCATTAGTATTGCTGGCAACACCGCGACCATTGCATTGCAAAGTAAAAAGCTGGAGCCCAACACCAGTTACTACGTAGCGATTAGTGAGTCGGCATTTATTGGCGCCACGCTTGCAACCTTGCCATTTCAAGGCATCGGCAAAAATGCTGACTGGTCATTTACCACCCGCGAAGCACCTGCTGTAAACCTCACCTCATTAACGGTGGATGACAACGGTAGTTTGGCTGATTTCCGCACCCTGCAAGGCGCGTTAAATCATGTGATGGAGAATCTTGACAAATCCGAGCCGGCAACGATTACTGTGAATAACGGTACCTATTCCGAGCTGTTGTATTTGCGTAATAAAGATAACCTGACCATTACTGGCGAAAGCCGTGAAGGCGTAGTAATTCAATATCAAAACTCTGAAGGTTTTAATCCCGGTTCGGCGGGGCGCCCGGTATTTCTGGTTGAGTTGGCAGACATGTTAACGCTGGAAAACCTGACCCTGAAAAACACCACCATTAAAACCAGCAGTGGCGGCCAGGCAGAAACCTTGTATTTCAATTCGACCGGTCGTTTGATTGCAAAAAATGCTGACTTTATCAGTGAGCAGGACACGCTTCAGCTGAAAGGTTACAGCTGGTTTTATCAAACGTTGGTAGCAGGTAACGTAGACTTTATCTGGGGCAGCAGTAACGTTGCTTTATTTGAAGAAAGTGAAATCCGCTCACTGGGCGATAGCAGCAATGCCAATAACGGTGGTTACCTGGTTCAGGCGCGTGTCGTCAATGCGACCGACAAAGGTTATGTTTTTCTTAACAGCCATTTAACTCACGGCGTAGGGCCTGTTGGTCATACTGTTCCGGCGGGTGCAACTTACCTGGCTCGTAGCCCCGGCGGTAATAGCAGTTTTGATAACGTAGTATTTGTGAATAGCAAAATGGAAAACCACATCAATGCTGCGGGCTGGGCTGGTGCGGGTGTAAATGGTCAACCGGCGCCAAACCCGGTAACTCCTACTGCGATCAGTGGTTGGCGTGAAGTTGGCAGTGTGGATACCGATGGTAATAGTATCAACCTTGCAAATCGCGTTGGTGGGTATGAGTTATCTCCAGGTGAAGTGAGTGCCGAATACTGCAACCGTGCCCAAATCTTCTCAGCTTTTAATGGTGGTGCAGGTTGGGACCCGTTGCCTGGCAATGACACTGATTGTATTAACTTCTCTCATCCTGGTGGTAATGGACAGTCGTCCAGCAGTCAATCTTCCAGTGCGCAGAGCAACAGTAGCAGTAGTGAAGATGGAAGCGGCGGCGAAGGCGGTAGCTCAAGCAGTGCTGCTTCCAGCGATGAGGGAAATGGTGAATCTTCCAGCTCTTCTTCAAGCGCTGCATCTGCCGTGACCACAACCTGGGGATTTGATTCCGCTGCATACGCGGCTGCAGATACCAATCTTTTTGGCGCTGCTTATAATGCCGTTGCCGATAACAGTATCAAAGTCACCGACGGTGAAGTAAGTGTTGATGGTCTGACATTCTATTCCACCGCAGCAAATGTGTTGCGTTATCGTCCTGCGGGTTCTGTTAACAATAGTTCGACTTCAGCACTGTGGAATACTAATGGCGCATTTTTTAGCAACAATACAACAATGATGCCGAACGTCGGTGAGAGCCTTCCTCCTAATGTGCGTACCTACATTGCTATTCCCGTAGAAGCAGGTAAAGCACTAAATATAACTATAAAATATAGCCAAACAGGTAGTGGCGCAACTGCGGGAAAAATTGCGCTGGTCGGTAGTGATGGAACGGTGCTAGCAGCAAAGGACGCGAGTTTTGCAGTTGCCTCGGAAGGCGACAGTATTTCCCTTGACCTCGACGCAACCCATTCACAGTCAGCGATCAAAATTATTTATGGTCGGGAAGGACTGAGCACGGGTGGTATAAACATTCAGGAAATCAGTCGGCAGGATTAG
- a CDS encoding VRR-NUC domain-containing protein, producing the protein MTHATTPPDLAPDYYLTNFRFLVDWVAARYNDLLDKDDLAFIQTFQQLDHPAQCLLVRLCSRKGPLFRQDKLRYPEVDSISNAVQTLLDAGLMQQHLPISLTELAASLTRHELLTLFEKPLTGLKQARKDVLIQTLAASHSEPQTWQNWTRNQLGEAWHLDHQAIVSRLLILFFGNPYQNLTDFVLQDLGLFRYENYQIDHRYRLFKSRDELEQYQQLVALRDALDGEHTIETLQQLGEQLPPVSDNERLQRRRARLCNDIAYKLERNGNHEAALQLYGQSHLPPARERRIRLLEKQQNYTAAWALLNELLATPANEQELQIARRMAPKIAKKLGHPLLPKTVGFIIEQQLSLTPLHNEAGEILRVEEVVRLILNTETAPCVYAENALLTGMFGLWLWPEMFRGIEGAFANPFQAAPLDMYQENFVSRRPGIDELRSLLKNGDYREHTLRCWQEKFGITNHFVNWSFLTRERIELALHCIPASHLTLIFERILFDIKNNRSGLPDLIQFFPEQASYRMIEVKGPGDRIQDNQQRWLDYFAQHSIPAEVAYVRWQ; encoded by the coding sequence ATGACTCACGCAACCACCCCGCCCGACCTCGCGCCGGACTACTACCTTACCAACTTTCGCTTTTTAGTAGATTGGGTGGCGGCGCGTTATAACGACTTGCTGGATAAGGATGACCTGGCCTTTATACAAACATTTCAGCAATTGGATCACCCGGCACAATGCCTGCTGGTGCGCTTATGCAGCCGCAAAGGCCCCCTTTTTCGCCAGGACAAACTTCGTTATCCCGAGGTTGACAGCATCAGCAATGCTGTCCAAACCCTGCTTGATGCCGGTTTGATGCAACAACACTTACCCATCTCTCTTACTGAGTTGGCAGCCAGCCTGACCAGGCATGAACTACTGACATTATTTGAAAAGCCGCTGACGGGTCTGAAACAGGCGCGCAAAGACGTGTTGATTCAAACCCTGGCAGCCAGCCACAGCGAACCGCAAACCTGGCAAAACTGGACCCGGAATCAATTGGGCGAAGCCTGGCACCTTGATCATCAAGCTATCGTTAGTCGGCTGCTGATACTGTTTTTTGGCAACCCTTACCAAAACCTCACCGACTTTGTTTTGCAGGATCTCGGGCTATTTCGCTACGAAAACTACCAGATTGATCACCGGTACCGCCTTTTTAAAAGCCGTGATGAACTGGAACAATACCAGCAGCTGGTTGCTCTGCGTGATGCGCTGGATGGCGAGCACACAATAGAAACACTGCAACAACTCGGCGAACAGTTGCCGCCGGTTAGCGATAATGAAAGGTTGCAGCGGCGGCGCGCCCGTTTGTGCAACGACATTGCTTACAAGCTGGAACGCAATGGCAATCATGAAGCCGCTCTGCAACTCTACGGGCAAAGCCATTTGCCCCCGGCGCGGGAACGCCGTATTCGTCTGCTGGAAAAACAGCAGAACTATACCGCTGCCTGGGCGTTGCTGAATGAACTATTGGCAACGCCCGCCAATGAACAGGAACTACAAATTGCCCGGCGTATGGCCCCCAAAATCGCCAAAAAACTGGGGCATCCGTTATTGCCGAAGACGGTGGGCTTTATTATTGAACAGCAACTGAGCTTGACCCCGTTACACAATGAGGCTGGAGAAATACTACGCGTTGAGGAGGTGGTACGACTGATATTGAACACCGAAACCGCCCCCTGTGTTTATGCCGAAAACGCTTTGCTAACCGGCATGTTCGGGTTGTGGTTGTGGCCGGAAATGTTTCGCGGTATTGAAGGCGCCTTTGCCAACCCTTTTCAGGCGGCACCGCTGGATATGTATCAGGAAAACTTTGTTAGCCGCCGCCCGGGAATTGATGAACTGCGCAGCCTGTTAAAAAATGGTGATTACCGGGAACATACTCTTCGTTGTTGGCAAGAAAAATTCGGCATTACCAACCACTTTGTGAATTGGTCTTTTTTAACCCGGGAACGGATAGAACTGGCGCTGCATTGTATTCCGGCGAGCCATTTAACATTGATTTTCGAGCGCATTTTATTTGATATAAAAAATAACCGCAGCGGCCTGCCGGATTTGATTCAGTTTTTCCCTGAGCAGGCAAGCTATCGCATGATTGAGGTGAAAGGCCCGGGTGATCGCATTCAGGATAACCAGCAACGCTGGCTGGATTATTTTGCGCAACATAGTATTCCTGCCGAGGTAGCCTATGTTCGCTGGCAATAA
- a CDS encoding ATP-dependent DNA helicase translates to MFAGNKPKQVAIKTLVEFAAKTGSLDRRFTPAPTGLEGIEGHRKVTGSRHADYQTEVTLSLIWDDITFRGRADGYDPQAHCIEEIKTFYGDVERIPENHRNLHWAQAKCYGWLYCAQHQCEEIAISLIYFDLAHEQEYPLEETWSALDLQEHFETLAKKYCAWQAQLNQRQQQLHGWLEKLQFPYGEMHSSQRLMAEAVYKAAATGRVVMAEAPTGTGKTLAALFPALKAMPRTPVDKIFYLTAKTTGKQLALDNIQLISSDKTPLRTLELTAQEKACLEPDKQCRGDECPYALDFYNKLETARQTAFNEPVLDKSTLNRLAFEFEICPFYLSMEMSRWVDIVVADVNYFFDGSPLLLALTNEFDWKPYLLVDESHNLIDRGRGMYTSSLYRADVLTAKKQAPTALKKPLEKINKAWLMLLKSLPDVDTDLVQLDVMPEKLGQALLELSNVYIEFLQKNPDHPVQEGILREVFFAALGYQRLVEIFDEDFCVDMQVPGSKQEVLTLRNLIPAHQLAARLAFAHCACFFSATLHPAHYYQTLLGLPDDTVHIKVPSPFQAKQLRVHVANQVSTRYRDRQAAISPICDIIQQQLDDQPGNALIFFSSYDFLQQAEKNLRQCLKDRDIQLLVQSRRMSEQDRENFIAQFNQHNNLLGLAVLGGAFSEGVDLAGDALKGVFIATLGLPQVNPINEHLRNVMQEKFGQGYDFTYTYPGIQKVIQAAGRVIRKTSDSGYLWLLDQRFQQPQIAALLPEWWHNEENPPHG, encoded by the coding sequence ATGTTCGCTGGCAATAAGCCCAAACAGGTAGCGATTAAAACGCTGGTAGAATTTGCCGCAAAAACCGGCAGTCTGGATCGTCGTTTCACCCCCGCGCCTACCGGGCTGGAAGGTATTGAGGGTCACAGAAAAGTAACCGGTAGCCGCCATGCGGATTACCAAACCGAAGTGACATTGAGCCTGATCTGGGACGATATTACTTTCCGTGGCCGCGCCGATGGTTATGATCCGCAAGCACACTGCATTGAAGAAATTAAAACCTTTTATGGCGATGTAGAACGAATACCCGAAAATCACCGCAACCTGCATTGGGCGCAAGCCAAATGTTATGGCTGGCTGTATTGCGCACAACATCAATGCGAAGAAATTGCTATTTCACTGATTTATTTTGACCTGGCCCACGAACAGGAATATCCGCTTGAAGAAACCTGGTCTGCCCTCGACTTGCAGGAGCACTTTGAAACCCTGGCAAAAAAATATTGTGCCTGGCAAGCGCAACTGAATCAACGCCAGCAACAGCTTCACGGCTGGCTGGAAAAGCTTCAGTTTCCTTATGGTGAAATGCATAGCTCACAGCGGCTTATGGCGGAAGCCGTTTATAAAGCCGCCGCCACCGGTCGTGTGGTAATGGCCGAGGCGCCCACCGGCACCGGAAAAACGCTGGCGGCTCTTTTCCCTGCCCTGAAAGCCATGCCGCGTACACCGGTCGATAAGATTTTTTATCTCACCGCAAAAACCACCGGCAAACAATTGGCGCTGGATAATATTCAACTCATCAGCAGCGACAAAACGCCGCTGCGCACTCTGGAGTTAACCGCACAGGAAAAAGCCTGCCTGGAACCGGACAAACAATGTCGCGGTGACGAATGCCCTTACGCGCTGGATTTCTACAACAAATTGGAAACCGCTCGCCAGACAGCGTTCAATGAACCGGTATTGGACAAAAGCACCCTCAACCGGCTGGCTTTCGAGTTTGAAATTTGCCCCTTTTATCTCAGCATGGAGATGAGCCGCTGGGTGGATATTGTGGTAGCCGATGTTAATTATTTTTTTGATGGCTCCCCCTTATTGCTGGCACTCACCAACGAATTCGATTGGAAACCTTACTTGCTGGTGGATGAAAGCCACAACCTGATTGATCGGGGTCGCGGCATGTACACCAGCAGCCTTTATCGTGCAGACGTATTGACTGCAAAAAAACAGGCCCCGACCGCGCTTAAAAAACCACTGGAAAAAATCAATAAAGCCTGGTTGATGCTGTTAAAAAGCTTGCCAGACGTTGACACAGATCTGGTACAACTTGACGTAATGCCGGAAAAACTCGGGCAGGCATTACTTGAGCTCAGTAATGTGTATATCGAATTTTTACAAAAAAATCCGGATCATCCGGTTCAGGAAGGCATTCTTCGCGAGGTATTTTTCGCCGCACTGGGCTACCAGCGGCTGGTGGAAATATTTGATGAAGACTTTTGTGTAGATATGCAAGTGCCAGGAAGCAAGCAGGAAGTACTTACATTACGCAATCTGATCCCCGCACACCAATTGGCAGCCCGCCTGGCGTTCGCCCATTGTGCCTGTTTTTTCTCTGCCACCTTACACCCTGCTCATTACTACCAGACGCTACTGGGCTTGCCCGACGACACGGTACACATCAAAGTGCCCTCACCTTTTCAGGCAAAACAATTGCGAGTACATGTGGCCAATCAGGTATCTACTCGATACCGGGATCGCCAGGCCGCCATCTCGCCCATTTGCGACATTATCCAGCAGCAGCTCGATGATCAGCCGGGCAATGCACTGATCTTTTTTTCCAGCTACGACTTTCTGCAACAGGCAGAAAAAAACTTGCGCCAGTGCTTGAAAGATCGCGACATTCAACTGCTGGTGCAATCCCGCCGCATGAGCGAACAGGACCGCGAAAATTTTATCGCGCAATTCAATCAGCACAATAATTTGTTAGGGCTGGCGGTATTGGGCGGCGCGTTCAGTGAAGGGGTAGATTTGGCAGGCGATGCCTTAAAAGGCGTATTTATCGCCACGCTCGGGCTGCCACAAGTAAACCCGATCAATGAGCACCTGCGCAACGTCATGCAGGAAAAATTTGGCCAGGGTTACGACTTTACTTATACCTATCCAGGCATTCAAAAAGTGATTCAGGCCGCTGGCCGGGTTATTCGTAAAACATCGGATTCCGGTTATTTGTGGCTGCTCGATCAACGCTTTCAGCAACCGCAAATTGCCGCACTCTTGCCGGAGTGGTGGCATAACGAAGAAAATCCTCCACACGGCTAA
- a CDS encoding LysR family transcriptional regulator — MDRILQMQIFQRVAELGSFSRCAEQLGLPKTSVSEAVQRLEQQLGNRLLNRTTRRVELTRDGQSYYQRCVEVLTDFDELQQMFQPQDQQLHGVLRIDMQTNFAADLVIPALPAFFEKHPDLQIQLSSTDRKVDLVAEGFDAIVRVGQLNDSSLIARKLGELSQSNCVSPAYLERYGEPLNLEDLEHHYLVNYSQQLGGRKAEFEYVNNGRVDYLPMRSRITVNSVEAYNAACIAGLGIIQIPHATSHALFDTGKLIPILPHHKAPPMPVSLLYANRHLVSRKLRVFAQWLEQLMADYLR; from the coding sequence ATGGACAGAATTTTACAAATGCAGATTTTCCAGCGAGTGGCTGAATTGGGCAGTTTCAGCCGGTGCGCGGAGCAGCTGGGCTTGCCGAAAACAAGCGTGTCAGAAGCGGTGCAGCGCCTCGAACAACAGCTGGGTAATCGCCTGCTTAACCGGACTACAAGGCGGGTTGAATTGACCCGCGATGGCCAAAGTTATTACCAGCGCTGTGTTGAGGTGTTAACCGATTTTGATGAGCTGCAACAAATGTTTCAGCCGCAGGATCAGCAGTTGCACGGCGTGCTGCGCATTGATATGCAAACCAACTTTGCCGCTGATCTGGTTATCCCCGCGTTACCGGCATTTTTTGAAAAGCACCCGGATCTGCAAATTCAACTCAGCAGCACTGACCGGAAAGTGGATTTGGTGGCTGAGGGTTTTGACGCGATTGTGCGGGTAGGGCAGCTCAACGATAGCAGTCTTATTGCTCGCAAACTCGGTGAGTTATCGCAAAGTAATTGTGTCAGCCCGGCGTATTTGGAGCGTTACGGCGAACCGCTGAACCTGGAGGATCTTGAACATCATTACCTGGTAAATTACAGCCAGCAACTTGGTGGCCGTAAAGCCGAGTTCGAATATGTTAACAATGGTCGCGTGGATTATTTGCCCATGCGCAGCCGTATTACGGTGAACAGTGTGGAAGCCTACAACGCTGCCTGCATTGCCGGGTTGGGTATTATCCAGATTCCTCATGCGACATCGCATGCCTTGTTTGACACCGGCAAGCTCATACCGATTTTGCCACACCACAAGGCGCCGCCCATGCCGGTTTCCTTGCTGTATGCCAACCGCCATTTGGTCAGCAGAAAATTACGGGTGTTTGCGCAGTGGCTGGAGCAATTAATGGCGGATTATCTGCGTTGA